Below is a window of Wenzhouxiangella sp. XN201 DNA.
GTGCGCACTGGATTGTCCCTAAGCGGGGTCATTGCCCCGGAGAATCACTGTGAGGGGGCGGTGCCCCAAATGTCCTGACGAAGCCCTGATATCGGGCTGATTTCAAACGGGATTCAGTATTCCTGGCCGGTGTGCGGGCCCTCCGTTTCCTTGATGCGCTGCAGGCGATTGTCAATCCTGATGGAACATTGATATTCTTCTGATGGGGACCATGCGGATCCTGTTTATGGACGAGACGACGCATGCCGCTGCAGATGGGGAGCCAGTTGGTCGGTTCCGCCTTGACGGGCTTCGAGTGGATGTGGCCACTGGCCGGATTGTTGGTCCCGGCGGTAGTGAGCGCGTCGATCCCAAGGTCATGCAGGTGCTTGAAGCCCTGGTCATCGCCGCAGGTGGTGTCGTGACCCGCACGGAGTTGCTGGACCGGATCTGGCATGACCGGGTGGTGACCGAGGATGTGGTTTCCCGGTGCATCTACCAGCTCCGGCGGCACTTGGTGCTTGCCGGCGGCGACCAGCGCTTCCGCCGCCTCATCGAGACCCTGCCGCGACGTGGCTATCGCCTCCGCGTCAAGCCGGAACCCCTGGCGGAAAACGACCTGGACGAGCCCCGTGGTCGCCCGACAAGACTGGCGGCGATGATCCTGGTGTTGCTTTCGGTGGCCGCCGCATGGTGGTTTAATCCCTGGTATGGCGGTCTCCCGTCGGGTGACGAGATCCCGGCTGACCGTGACGCAATCGTCGTGGTATTGCCCTTCGCCGATCTCAGTGCCGCCGGCGACAAGGGTTACCTGGCCGACGGCATTACCGAGGAGTTGATCAATGTGCTGGCCGGCCTGCCTGAATTGCGAGTGATAGCCCGAACCTCGTCATTTTCCTTCAAGGGCCAGTTCCCGGATATCGCCACGGTGGCGTCGACCCTGAATGTGACCCACGTGCTGGAAGGCAGTGTACGATCGTCCGGTAACCGCATCCGCGTGACCGCGCAGCTTATTGATGCCGGCAACAGCTCACACCTCTGGTCCGAAACCTTCGAGCGCGAACTGGGCGACATTTTCATCATCCAGGACGACATTGCCCGATCGGTTGCCAGCGCCCTTGAGATCAGCCTGGCCGGCGACATGGAAGCCCGCGAGCCGCGGCTCACTGATCCGCGAGCCTATGCCCGCAACGTGGAGGCACGCTTCCTGCTGCACCGCAGGGAAACCGGCGATCTGCTGCAAGCCCAGGCGCTGTTCCGGGAAGCCGTGGAACTGGATCCGGATATGGTCGAAGCCTGGGCCGGGCTGGCCGGTGCCTATTACCTTCTGGCAGCGCATGGCGAGATGCCGGAAGCACAAGCCCTGGAGCAAATGCGGTCGGCTGCCGAACGCGCCATCGCGCTGGACCCGGAACACCCGGAGGCTTATTCCCGACTGGCCCAATGGTATTACTACAAGGGAGAGGTCGATACCGCCAGGGAGTTGTTCGACAAGGCCGTGGCTCGGGGCCGCAACAATGCCCTGATTCTGGGCAACCTGGCTGGGATGGCCAAGGCGCGGAATGATCTGGACCAGGCCGTGTCCCTGATGCGCGAGGCCCTGGCCATCGATCCGCTGTCCGCTGTCAATCGCTTCAACCTGGCCAACTTGCTGATCATGAACGGCCAGTTTGCCGAAGCCCGCGAACTGATCGAGCAATCCCTACGTCTGCTGCAGGGAGAACGGGTCCAGCAGATCCTGCACCACATGTTGGGTCGGCTCCACCTGCTGGAAGGCGATCCGCAGGCGGCCCTGGCACTGTCCCGGGAACTGGGCGATACGGCGGAAGCCGACTGGTTGGAGGCCATGGCTCGGGTAGTGATCGACGGTACTTTGCCGGATGCCGAGGTTGTGGCACGTCTGCAGGCTGCTTCCATGGACTTGCCGGAACTACGTCTCGCCGAACTGTATGCCTTCGCCGGACTCCCGAATCCGGCCTTCGAATGGCTGCAGCGTGGCTACAGGTTACGGGAAGAGGGCTACCTGGCGCGGCGCGAGTACATAAGCTTTGCCCTGGCGTCGGAGTTCCTGCGGCCGCTGGGGACTGACCCGCGCTGGGACGAGTGGCTGGCGGTGGCAACTTCGCGCGGGACAACAACGACGGCCGACTGATTATCGCGCGGCGCGGGGCAGTCTTCCACCACATCCGGTTCCTCTCCAATTTCCCCGACCAGGCTTTGGTGGCCAGATTGATTGGCTGAAATCTTGTGATCTGGTGATAGTGCGATTCATGACGCTATGTATCCCGTTGCTTCTTGCCACTTCGCCTTAGGCGGAGTAGGTCCAGCTGATCAGGGACTGAGATCATCTCCGGGATCGGCTGCTGTCTGAAAATGTATCCCCCGGCGAGGACGAACCCGGGCCGGGCGACCACGCGATGTGCGTCAGCGACGCGGGTGCCATCCGCAGGGAAAACAGGAACGCTTCTTGCTATTCGCTCGGACGATGGCCGTAGCTTAGAACCCGCGTGACTCGCCAGCGGTGTCCATCATTGCGCCAGATGGTGGTAAATTCCGCCACGCCCGGACAATCGCCGGTGGCGAATTCGCAGAACCGGTGCTTGCCGATCGCAATGGCGCCGAAGTTCGCGATCGGGTGGATCTCCAGACTGCCCTCGATGCGCTCGCGCCAGTAGTTTCCGCAGGCGTTTTTACGCGTTGCTTCGATCATCTCGTCGCGTGAGAAGGTCGCTCCACCCTGATCATGATAGAACTCGACGTCCTCGGCGAAAAAGGCCTCATGCCGCGCCAACTCTTCCGGATCTTCGCAATTGTTGAATGCTTCGAAAAGAGCCGTGTCGAGCGAGGCAATGGTCGTTTCCAGGCTGGCGGGCGCTTCGTCAGCCAAAATAGCCATCGAGTAAATGAGTGCCGCCCCTGTCAGACTGAAACGAATGCATGCTGAGATGTTCAATGTACTGTTCCCGATCACCAATCGGTATTATCGAACAGTGTCATCCTGATGGCCTGTGCCGATAGTCATTGAGCTCTCCGGAGCTGTCCGGATCTATGCTTAACAAGGGAGATTGTTCATGACCGAAGCGTTGCTCGATCGGCGGGATCTCGAATTCCAGCTCTACGAGGTGCTGGATACGGCTGGGCTGTGCGAGCGGGAGCGGTTTCGCGAGCATGATCGTGACACCTTCGACGCGGTGATCGATTCGGCCGATCGCATCGCCAGGGAGAAATTCGCGCCGCACAACGCTGTGGCCGACCGCGAGGAACCACGTTTCGTCGACGGGCGGGTCAAGATGCGGCCCGAGGTCAAGGAAGCGATCAACGCCTATGCCGAGGCCGGTTTCATTGCCGGGCGCTACGACGAGGCGCTCGGAGGCATGCAGCTGCCCGAGAGCGTCATGACCGCCTGCAATGGCTTTTTCGTTGCGGCCAATCCCGGGACCGCCGGCTATCCCTTCCTGACCATGGCGGCGGCCAATGTGATCCGGCTGTTCGGGTCTCAGTTGCAGCGCTCGACCTACCTTCCGCCCATGCTCGACGGCCGGTTTACAGGCACCATGGCGCTGACCGAACCGCAGGCTGGTTCCTCACTGGCCGATCTGACCACTTCGGCCACGCCCACTGAGGACGATCATTACCTGATCCGGGGCGCCAAGCTCTACATTTCAGGTGGCGAACACGAACTCGCCGACAACATCATTCACCTGGTACTCGCCCGCATAAAGGGCGCACCCGCCGGCGTGAAGGGCATTTCCATGTTCATCGTGCCCAAGTACCGGCTGGACGCCGACGGCAGTCCGGCTGAACGCAATGGAATTTCGTTGGCCGGGCTGATCCACAAGCTGGGTTACCGCGGAACCACGTCCACCGCCCTGAGCTTCGGCGACGACGCGCCGTGCCACGGCTACCTGGTGGGCGAGCCGCACCAGGGCCTGAAATATATGTTCCAGATGATGAACGAGGCCCGCCTGGGTGTCGGTTTCGGCGCAGCGGCCATCGGCTATCGCGGTTACCTTCACAGTCTCGACTACGCCCGCGAACGGCTTCAGGGACGCCCCGCTTCGAACAAGGATCCGGCCAGCGCGCCGGTCCCCATCATCGAGCATGCCGATGTCCGGCGGATGCTTCTGGCACAGAAGGCCTGGGTGGAGGGTGCGCTCGCTTTGTGTCTCTACGGCGCGAGGCTGGTCGACGACAGCCAGACCCATCCGGAACGGGACGAACGCGAACGGGCCCGGCAACTGCTTGACCTGCTCACGCCGGTCATCAAGGCCTGGCCGTCCGAATACGGCACCCGGGCCAACGACCTGGCCATCCAGGTCTACGGCGGTGCCGGCTACACCCGCGAGTACCCGGTCGAGCAATGCTGGCGCGACAATCGCCTCAACCCAATCCACGAAGGCACCAACGGCATCCAGGCCCTGGACCTGCTGGGCCGCAAGGTCTGGCAGAAAAAGGGGCTCGAACTGCTGTTCGGCGCGATTCAGGCCGACATAAGGGCGGCCGCCGACACGCACTGTGAAGAGTGGGCGCAGTCACTGGGGGAAACCATCGAACGGGTCGGCGCGGTGACGCGCAGGCTCGGTCAAGCGCTGGGCGAGGTGGGGCCTGATAATGCCCTGGCCAACGCCTCGGTCTATCTGCATCTGTTCGGCCATGTCGTGGTGGCCTGGATGTGGCTCAGGCAGGCCAATGTTGCCGCCGCCCGGCTCGATGCCGATATCGGTCAGGCAGATCGCAATTTCTATCGCGGCAAGATGCAGGCGGCCCGCTATTTTTTCCACTGGGAATTGCCTGCTGTCGCCCGCGACCTCGAGATTCTAGAGCGCATGGACGACACCTGTCTTGCGATGAAGGATGAATGGTTCTGAATTGCTGCAAGGCGGCGAAATGGTGCTGGGTGGGTCTGAATGGAAGCAGGGCGACTGAGTTTGTGGAAGATGTCTCGCGTTTCTGACGAACGCCATTTCGGGTAGTCTGTAGCTTGAATGAATTCTGGGATTTGAAATGACCAATAGCTTCGTGCGCGCCAGCATCGCCAGCGTGATCTTGCTGCTGGTTGTGTCGGTTTCGCTGCTCGCGCTGTCCAATTCACCTGACGTCGTTCTGGCCGATGGGGGCCGCTATTTCGGGCCGCTGGTTGACGGACGCTTACATGGGGAGGGCGAAATTGAGTGGGAGAACGGCGCACGCTATGTCGGCGAGTTCGAAGATGGATTGATGTCGGGCGATGGGGAGCTTGAGGCCGCCAGCGGCGATGTATATGAGGGCCAATTCCAGGCGGGGATGATGCACGGTGACGGGCGTCTGGAGGCACCGGGGGGTGAGGCCTTTGAGGGGCGTTTCGAGCGAGATGTATTCGTTGAGGGTACCTACACCGACGGTAACGGCAACCGTTACGAAGGCGAGATGAAGAACTGGTATTTTCATGGCGACGGGCGTCTTGAAACGCGCTACGGCGAAGTCCGCGAGGGGTTGTTCGAGGAAGGGGATCAGGTTCAGGGCACCTATACCCACGCTGATGGTACGACCGACGAGGGCCGGTTCGTCAATGGCGGCTTGCAGGGCCAGGGTCGCCGCGTCGACACTCAGGGCAATGTCTACACCGGCGAATTTCATCAGGGCGAGCCGAACGGGTCCGGACGTATGGAATACGCCGATGGCGGCGTGTATGAAGGCGAATTCGAATACGGTTTTCGTCATGGTGAGGGAACGTTGACATCGGCCGACGGCGGTGAAGCCGAAACCGGCATATGGCGCTACGGCTCTCTCGTCGACGGGGGTTCCGAAACGGGCCGTCGTGGACAGGCAGTTGAGACGGTTCTCTACAACCAGGGGGAGCTACTCGATAGCGCACTTGCCGAGATCGACCCCGGCAATCCTGACAAAATCGATCTGTATTTACTCGCCGTAGGCGGTGACGGTAGTCAGGAAGTATTTCGGCGCGAGGTGGCATTTGCCGTTGACTTGTTCGATGCGCGGTTCGGCACTGAGAATCGTTCGGTCTCGTTGGTCAACAGCCGCACGAGTTATGAACGCATTCCCATGGCCACGCGCACCAGTCTCGAACAAACGCTCATTACGCTCGCCGACCGCATGGACGACGAAGACATTCTGTTTGTCTACATGACCAGCCACGGTAGCCAGGACCATCGATTTGTGCTTGATTTCAACGACATGATGCTGCCTGACCTGGCCGCCGATGAACTCGGCGAAATGCTGGTCGCCAGCGGCATTAAATGGAAGGTCGTCGTGGTTTCGGCCTGCTATGCCGGCGGCTTCATCGAGTCGATTCGAGATGACACCACCATGATCATTGCGGCCGCCGCGTCAGACCGCACCTCGTTCGGCTGTTCCGACGAAGCCGATCTAACCTATTTCGGTCGCGCTTACCTGGCCGATTCGCTGAGCGAGACAGATGATTTTCGGGCCGCGTTCGACGCTGCTGTAGAGCGGGTTCAGGAGCGCGAACAAGACGAAGGCATTTCGCCCCATTCCAATCCGCAGGTCGTGGCCCCGGAGCCGATCCAGGCGCAGCTTGAACGCTGGCGTGTGCAGCGCCAGCAAATGAAGCGCCCTTAATCCACCGTTGACAGGGATCGGCCACTTTGAGCATGAGTGCTTCTGTCTGAGCTGGTCGAACTGCGATGAAGCCTGTCAAGGCACACTGCCTGACTGCGCAATCGTGTCTTGTTCCGCTGATTTTGCACGGTGCGCGTGGTAAGCGGTAGACTCCCGGTTCGACACATCTGCAATATCAGCGGACGGGAGATTCAGCATGCCGAGTATCGACGTACAGCTTCGCCCGGCGTGGCGAAACTACTGGGCGGGATTGACATTGGCACTCTTGCTGTTGCTTGCATCCCTGGCTAGCGTTGTCATGGAATGGGTGGCCGAGAGTGTTGTCGTTGCCGGTGTGCTCCTTGTTCTTGCACTGCTAACGCTCGGTGTCGTGGTATTCAAGCGGTTTTCCTGGAAGTTCACGATCGAAGGTAATCGTGTTTCCAGGCACCAAGGAATCATTTCCAGAAACCAGCAAAGCATTCGAATCAACGATCTTCGCAGTGTCGAGCTCGACCAGAGTATATTCCAGCGGATTTTCGGGGTTGGTGATCTCTTATTCTATTCCTCGGGTTCCGACCATGCCGAGGTCAAATTCTTTGGCATCAAGGATCCGGTTGGCTGGCGTGACAATATCTACAATGCGATGGATGAATTCAAGGCTTCGAGTGACTAGTCGCAGGCCTGGGTGCCCCGCATCATAGAAATCGCCGAGCAATTCAGCCTTATCTTTACCGGACCGCCGTTGCCGGAAGAAGCCAGCCTAGATAGCGCGCGCGATGACGCGGATGAGCCTCACTGAACTGCAAGTGATGACAGGCCGCATCGAGCCTTAGCCGTTGTCGGTTTCATCGTCGATGTCGTCTCCTGCATCTTCGATCGCGTCGCCAGTGTCGTCGATAGCTTCATCGATTTCCTCGCCAGCCTCTTCAGCGGGACCCTGGTCTTCGCAACCGGTCAGCATGGCGCTGCCGCCGAGGGCGAACAGCAGTGCGAAAAGTGCGCTAAGAATCCGGGTGCCTTTTTTCGTCCCGTGAGTATTGTTCATCTGATCTTCTCCTTTGAAGCATTAGCGTGCCGATGTACTGGAATGGAATGTACGTGGCCTGCGGCCGCCAAGTCTGTTCGATACCGAACTGTGGTGACCAGGAACTCAGGATTCACGCTCGTCTCGGGCGGCTTGGCGGCGTTTCTCCCGGGCCCGGTGGCGGCGGCGGTGCCAGACCTCCGATATGCCCAGCGAGGCGAAGTAGCCGATCAGCGCGATGGGGATGGCGATCAGGAGCGTGCCCAGGACCGTACTCAACACCGCAATCAGCGCATTGTCGATCGCATCGGAGCCCTTGAACAAGGTTTGCGCCCAGGACCCGAACAGCCATTCTCCCAGTTCATGGTAGGCGTAGATCATCGGGGGCAGGGTGACTGGGTTGCTGACCCAGGAGATGGCGAATGCGGCTGGAAAATTGCCGCGTATCAGCAGGCAGCCTGCCAGCATCAACATGGTCTGTAGCCCGACCGTCGGGGTCAGACCGACAAAAAGGCCGACGCCGATGCCGCGTGCAATGGGCTCGCGCTTGAAGGTCAGGCAGCCGGAACGTCGCAGCCACCGGCGCACGCGCTCACTGGTCCGGCCCTTGCCATCGCCGGCAGCCATCTGGCGGCGGTGATTGAGAATGAATTTCTTGAACACTGGCTGTCAGATGCACGGTTCGCTGTGGCGCGAAAGGTCTAGTGTAAGCAATTCCGAAAACGCCAGGAAATTCGTGATTCTTTGACTATGACGCGGAGCGTCTTGACCTGTGCCCGGTCCTGTGCTATTTGAAATGCAAGGGGTCTGCCGCTTTGTTGCGGTAAGGGAGAGAGCGATGTCCGATCGTACCCGCGTGCTAACGCACTCCGCGCTGCTGGCCAGTCTGCTTGTACTGGCCGCCGCCGCGCCTCAGGCCCGAGCTGAACACCCTGGCGAACCCGATTCCGAACTCTGGGTTGATGGCCCGCTTGCGGTCAAGCCGGGCGGCGATCCGCGCTACCCGGATGCCGCAGTGGACTATCGCGGGCGCAAGATCTTCGTCTGGGACTCAAACGGAGGCGTGGCAGGCCAGGATGTTTTCATGCGGATTTTCGATGTCGGTGGCACGCCGCTGATCGATCCCGTCACGGTCAACACCTACACCGACTCCACACAGGACTTGGCGCGGATCGCGGTCGCGGCTGACAACTCGTTCCTGGTGATCTGGCAGAGCGGCGAGCCGCCCATGCCCGAGGATAACTTCGATCGCCGGGTGGTGCGCAGTCAGGCCTACGATGCCGACGGCCAAAAGGTCGGCAGCGAGCGAGTACTGAGTGCGCTGCTACCGGAAATTGCGATCGATATCAGTGCGAATGTCTCGGCCCTGGGTGGTGGCGGCTACGTGGCCTGCTGGGAGAGCGACAATACACAGACTGCGGGCTTCAACAACATCACGATCCAGGCGCGTCTGGTTAACCCCGACGGCACGCCCAACGGTGATCAGTTTCAGGTCAACGCGCTGTATACCGGCTCCGTCCGCGATTGTGACGTGGCGCCGCTTGCGGATGGCGGGTTCGTCGTGGTCTGGGCCAATCCCGAGATTCATGCTCGTCGATTCGCCGCTAATGGCACGCCCGTGGGTGACGAATTCCAGGTCAATACTATCGCCGTCAACGCTCCCCGTGACGAAAGCGCAGTGGCCTCGTCTGACGACGGTCGGGTGCTGATTGTCTGGACCGATTCCGAAGGAACCGACACCACTCCGGGAACTGTAGCCGAAGTCCGTGGGCGCCTCTTCGGTTCGACTTTGGCAGCGCTTGGGCCGGACTTCCGCATCAACTCTCTTGTTGACGGAAACCAGGACTGGCCGAAGGTGGCAGGGTATGGCGACAATTTCTTTGTCCTCTGGCAGAGCGAGTCAAGTGTCGGCCCGGACAACGAGCCCGATAGCATCGAGGGCCGGGTCGTCAATGGCGTTGATTCCTTCGCCGGTCCCCAGATGCTGATCAACACCTGGACTGTAAACAGTCAGGGATTCCCCGGAATCGGTGGCGTTGGCGATCGCGTGGCGATGGCCTGGCGCAGCCAGGACAACGCCGAAACCACTCAGAATGTCATTCAGGGTCTGGGTTGGCACGTCTGCGGTATCTTCTGCGACCGTTTCGAATAGGGTGCGCAGCCAGAAATACTCGGGATTTTGACTTGCCGCGGGTGCGGGTGTAAGCTCGGGTAAGTCCCTGATGTGCGGTAAAAAGTATACTTTTTGATTCATATTTTTAAATCGCCGGCAGGGCTTCCCCCCCCCCCAATGTAGCTTCAACATCCTTCTCGGGAGAGCGCATATGATTCGTTTCTTGATCACAACGGCCCTGGCGGCTGCTTTGATGCTCGCTATGGGCATATCGGAGGCGGCTGAAGACGGCCGCTATATCATTACGGCCAAGAACGGAAATACCGCACAGGCACAGAGCGCCGTCATACAGAATCAGGGCAATGTTGTACGTACCCTTGATCGGCT
It encodes the following:
- a CDS encoding PH domain-containing protein; protein product: MPSIDVQLRPAWRNYWAGLTLALLLLLASLASVVMEWVAESVVVAGVLLVLALLTLGVVVFKRFSWKFTIEGNRVSRHQGIISRNQQSIRINDLRSVELDQSIFQRIFGVGDLLFYSSGSDHAEVKFFGIKDPVGWRDNIYNAMDEFKASSD
- a CDS encoding nuclear transport factor 2 family protein: MIGNSTLNISACIRFSLTGAALIYSMAILADEAPASLETTIASLDTALFEAFNNCEDPEELARHEAFFAEDVEFYHDQGGATFSRDEMIEATRKNACGNYWRERIEGSLEIHPIANFGAIAIGKHRFCEFATGDCPGVAEFTTIWRNDGHRWRVTRVLSYGHRPSE
- a CDS encoding DUF2062 domain-containing protein, translating into MFKKFILNHRRQMAAGDGKGRTSERVRRWLRRSGCLTFKREPIARGIGVGLFVGLTPTVGLQTMLMLAGCLLIRGNFPAAFAISWVSNPVTLPPMIYAYHELGEWLFGSWAQTLFKGSDAIDNALIAVLSTVLGTLLIAIPIALIGYFASLGISEVWHRRRHRAREKRRQAARDERES
- a CDS encoding tetratricopeptide repeat protein; translation: MRILFMDETTHAAADGEPVGRFRLDGLRVDVATGRIVGPGGSERVDPKVMQVLEALVIAAGGVVTRTELLDRIWHDRVVTEDVVSRCIYQLRRHLVLAGGDQRFRRLIETLPRRGYRLRVKPEPLAENDLDEPRGRPTRLAAMILVLLSVAAAWWFNPWYGGLPSGDEIPADRDAIVVVLPFADLSAAGDKGYLADGITEELINVLAGLPELRVIARTSSFSFKGQFPDIATVASTLNVTHVLEGSVRSSGNRIRVTAQLIDAGNSSHLWSETFERELGDIFIIQDDIARSVASALEISLAGDMEAREPRLTDPRAYARNVEARFLLHRRETGDLLQAQALFREAVELDPDMVEAWAGLAGAYYLLAAHGEMPEAQALEQMRSAAERAIALDPEHPEAYSRLAQWYYYKGEVDTARELFDKAVARGRNNALILGNLAGMAKARNDLDQAVSLMREALAIDPLSAVNRFNLANLLIMNGQFAEARELIEQSLRLLQGERVQQILHHMLGRLHLLEGDPQAALALSRELGDTAEADWLEAMARVVIDGTLPDAEVVARLQAASMDLPELRLAELYAFAGLPNPAFEWLQRGYRLREEGYLARREYISFALASEFLRPLGTDPRWDEWLAVATSRGTTTTAD
- a CDS encoding acyl-CoA dehydrogenase; its protein translation is MTEALLDRRDLEFQLYEVLDTAGLCERERFREHDRDTFDAVIDSADRIAREKFAPHNAVADREEPRFVDGRVKMRPEVKEAINAYAEAGFIAGRYDEALGGMQLPESVMTACNGFFVAANPGTAGYPFLTMAAANVIRLFGSQLQRSTYLPPMLDGRFTGTMALTEPQAGSSLADLTTSATPTEDDHYLIRGAKLYISGGEHELADNIIHLVLARIKGAPAGVKGISMFIVPKYRLDADGSPAERNGISLAGLIHKLGYRGTTSTALSFGDDAPCHGYLVGEPHQGLKYMFQMMNEARLGVGFGAAAIGYRGYLHSLDYARERLQGRPASNKDPASAPVPIIEHADVRRMLLAQKAWVEGALALCLYGARLVDDSQTHPERDERERARQLLDLLTPVIKAWPSEYGTRANDLAIQVYGGAGYTREYPVEQCWRDNRLNPIHEGTNGIQALDLLGRKVWQKKGLELLFGAIQADIRAAADTHCEEWAQSLGETIERVGAVTRRLGQALGEVGPDNALANASVYLHLFGHVVVAWMWLRQANVAAARLDADIGQADRNFYRGKMQAARYFFHWELPAVARDLEILERMDDTCLAMKDEWF
- a CDS encoding C13 family peptidase — its product is MTNSFVRASIASVILLLVVSVSLLALSNSPDVVLADGGRYFGPLVDGRLHGEGEIEWENGARYVGEFEDGLMSGDGELEAASGDVYEGQFQAGMMHGDGRLEAPGGEAFEGRFERDVFVEGTYTDGNGNRYEGEMKNWYFHGDGRLETRYGEVREGLFEEGDQVQGTYTHADGTTDEGRFVNGGLQGQGRRVDTQGNVYTGEFHQGEPNGSGRMEYADGGVYEGEFEYGFRHGEGTLTSADGGEAETGIWRYGSLVDGGSETGRRGQAVETVLYNQGELLDSALAEIDPGNPDKIDLYLLAVGGDGSQEVFRREVAFAVDLFDARFGTENRSVSLVNSRTSYERIPMATRTSLEQTLITLADRMDDEDILFVYMTSHGSQDHRFVLDFNDMMLPDLAADELGEMLVASGIKWKVVVVSACYAGGFIESIRDDTTMIIAAAASDRTSFGCSDEADLTYFGRAYLADSLSETDDFRAAFDAAVERVQEREQDEGISPHSNPQVVAPEPIQAQLERWRVQRQQMKRP